A region from the Oncorhynchus keta strain PuntledgeMale-10-30-2019 chromosome 5, Oket_V2, whole genome shotgun sequence genome encodes:
- the LOC127930077 gene encoding uncharacterized protein LOC127930077 produces MDNNYVESAGRAVLEMMQREWEPLSQDELEQRLDRTVEEILEADLLAKVQDQPGPIYLQLSQLVEEPQQKHQIRSTTEFTTLSHVEEESESQPLTDVEENAAVQYITDLLQNSNSRYNQSRMAGRARLSLSHTVLLSLTLLSKRLSYRSVSTSFRLEKGNIHRIFFSFCERVNTLEDQQIRWPTGIEAVENLSPSPACWGKPRAWKRRASPGSWESWGTPASPSACPLANRMWRA; encoded by the exons ATGGATAATAATTATGTTGAGTCGGCTGGTCGAGCTGTACTCGAAATGATGCAGCGTGAATGGGAGCCTCTTTCTCAAGACGAACTGGAGCAACGATTGGACCGAACAGTGGAAGAAATTCTGGAAGCTGACCTTCTAGCAAAGGTTCAGGACCAGCCTGGACCAATCTACCTACAACTGTCTCAGCTGGTGGAAGAACCTCAACAGAAACACCAAATTCGGTCAACAACAGAATTTACAACACTTTCTCATGTAGAAGAGGAGTCTGAATCTCAACCGTTAACTGATGTTGAGGAAAACGCTGCAGTTCAG TACATTACAGATCTCCTCCAGAATTCAAACTCAAGATACAATCAGAGCCGTATGGCAGGACGTGCCCGCTTATCCCTGTCCCACACTGTTCTCCTgtccctcaccctcctctccaaGCGCCTCAGCTATCGCTCTGTGTCTACCAGCTTCCGCCTGGAAAAAGGAAATATTCATAGGATCTTCTTTTCCTTTTGTGAGCGTGTGAACACACTTGAGGACCAACAAATTAGATGGCCGACTG gcATTGAGGCTGTTGAaaacctctccccctctccagccTGCTGGGGAAAGCCAAGGGCTTGGAAGAGAAGGGCGTCCCCAGGGTCCTGGGAGTCTTGGGGCACACCCGCATCCCCATCCGCCTGCCCATTGGCAAACAGGATGTGGAGAGCATGA
- the LOC127929936 gene encoding armadillo repeat-containing protein 5-like translates to MASKPVPGIQKHGTWAGNPREVSSASPETSLTWCLSQLSKPERAAAEDHKPGTAGPDTSGHRQLAKRVKAGQWRALVAIRTQHIKGGSSGIARFRGQGGLRTLLDLLKHPECSRKTLDLALSILANCCTERQTRVEVRRLDGISIVVCILKKNVAMETIQNRAARALGNLAMDPESSTLIHSAGGVPLLLLCVSLASVPIPSL, encoded by the exons ATGGCGTCAAAGCCAGTGCCAGGGATCCAGAAACATGGGACATGGGCAGGCAACCCCAGAGAAGTGTCCTCAGCCTCCCCAGAGACCTCTCTGACCTGGTGCCTGTCACAGCTCTCTAAACCTGAGAGAGCAGCAGCTGAGGACCACAAACCAGGCACTGCAGGGCCGGACACCAGTGGACACAGACAGCTGGCCAAGAGGGTCAAAGCTGGGCAGTGGCGAGCACTGGTGGCCATCCGCACACAGCACATTAAAGGAGGAAGCAGTGGGATAGCTCGATTCCGAGGCCAGGGTGGACTGCGCACTCTCCTGGACCTGCTAAAGCACCCTGAGTGTTCCAGGAAGACTCTGGACCTGGCTCTCAGCATCCTGGCTAACTGCTGCACTGAGAGACAGACACGAGTTGAG GTTAGGAGGCTTGATGGAATATCTATTGTGG TGTGTATTTTGAAGAAGAATGTAGCCATGGAGACGATCCAGAACAGAGCAGCCCGGGCCTTGGGGAACTTGGCCATGGACCCAGAGAGTTCCACACTTATCCACTCTGCCG GTGGTGTTCCACTCCTGCTCCTCTGCGTCTCTCTTGCATctgtccccatcccctccctctga
- the LOC118372896 gene encoding elongin-B, with protein MDVFLMIRRHKTTIFTDAKESTTVYELKRIVEGILKRAPEEQRLYKDDMLLEDSKTLGDCGFTNQTARPQAPGTVGLAFRLGDDAFEQLRVEPFSSPPELPDVMKPQDSGSTANEQAVQ; from the exons ATG GATGTGTTTCTGATGATCCGGCGTCACAAGACGACCATCTTCACTGATGCCAAAGAGTCCACTACGGTCTACGAACTGAAGCGCATAGTGGAGGGTATCCTAAAGAGGGCACCGGAGGAACAGAGGCTGTACAAG GATGACATGTTGCTGGAGGATAGTAAGACTCTTGGAGACTGTGGCTTCACAAATCAGACAGCCAGACCTCAGGCCCCAGGGACTGTTGGATTAGCTTTCCGTCTCGGTG atgATGCATTTGAGCAGCTGAGGGTTGAGCCCTTCTCCAGCCCCCCAGAGCTTCCTGATGTCATGAAGCCTCAGGACTCTGGCAGCACAGCCAATGAGCAGGCTGTGCagtga
- the LOC118372888 gene encoding uncharacterized protein LOC118372888, translated as MDIIETVVTESIEVDETPTASSLATDKSKAEFVWTLQATWELVQTRLEMDQDFDQPVCKKKKLWETVAERVTAKLRAAGSKDVTVKAYECDLKWRNMLATYRKNAERSKRLGAQSVHWEFFKAMHEVLGKSREEIEAQRRSKLNGTKLGKAIASKRFTPILPTPSLTAAPFASRPPQDVLQLYMELQERKMNMWAQQKALEERKIEAINNLARAISSLSHSQNNSFQLPE; from the exons ATGGATATTATTGAGACGGTTGTAACAGAGAGTATTGAAGTAGATGAAACTCCAACGGCGTCCAGTTTGGCAACAGATAAATCGAAAGCAG AGTTTGTATGGACTTTACAAGCCACATGGGAACTTGTCCAAACCCGCCTCGAAATGGACCAGGACTTTGACCAGCCAGTGTGCAAGAAAAAGAAACTGTGGGAGACAGTGGCTGAGAGAGTGACTGCCAAGCTAAGAGCAGCTGGGAGCAAAGATGTCACAGTCAAGGCATATGAGTGTGATCTGAAGTGGCGTAACATGTTGGCCACATACAGGAAAAATGCTGAGAGGTCCAAGAGACTGGGGGCCCAGAGTGTCCACTGGGAGTTCTTCAAGGCCATGCATGAGGTCCTGGGGAAGAGTCGGGAGGAGATCGAGGCACAGCGCAGGTCCAAACTCAACGGGACCAAGCTGGGCAAGGCTATTGCCAGCAAGCGGTTTACCCCCATCCTTCCTACACCCTCCCTGACAGCTGCCCCCTTTGCTTCCAGGCCCCCCCAGGATGTCCTGCAGCTGTACATGGAGCTGCAGGAGAGGAAGATGAACATGTGGGCCCAGCAGAAGGCcctggaggagaggaagatagaggCCATCAATAATCTAGCCCGTGCAATCTCCAGTTTGTCTCACAGTCAAAACAACAGTTTCCAGCTGCCAGAGTAG